A part of Neovison vison isolate M4711 chromosome 6, ASM_NN_V1, whole genome shotgun sequence genomic DNA contains:
- the RPL14 gene encoding 60S ribosomal protein L14 produces MVFRRFVEVGRVAYVSFGPHAGKLVAIVDVIDQNRALVDGPCTQVRRQAMPFKCMQLTDFILKFPHSARQKYVRQAWEKADINTKWAATRWAKKIEARERKAKMTDFDRYKVMKAKKMRNRIIKLEVRKLQKAALLKASPKKAPATKGAAAAAAAKVPAKKMAAAGKKAPAQKVPPPKAAGQKAAPPKAQKGQKAPAQKVPAPKASGKKA; encoded by the exons ATG GTGTTCAGGCGTTTCGTGGAGGTTGGCCGGGTGGCCTACGTTTCCTTTGGGCCTCATGCCGGGAAGCTGGTCGCAATTGTAGATGTTATTGACCAGAACAGG GCTTTGGTTGACGGACCTTGCACTCAGGTGAGGAGACAGGCTATGCCTTTCAAGTGCATGCAGCTCACTGACTTCATCCTCAAATTCCCTCACAG TGCCCGCCAGAAGTATGTCCGACAAGCCTGGGAGAAGGcagatataaatacaaaatgggCAGCCACGAGATGGGCCAAGAAGATTGAAGCCAGAGAAAGG aaagctAAGATGACTGATTTTGATCGTTATAAAGTCATGAAGGCAAAGAAAATg AGGAACAGAATAATCAAGCTTGAAGTTCGGAAGCTACAGAAAGCAGCTCTCCTGAAAGCTTCTCCTAAAAAAGCACCGGCTACTAAGGGTGCAGCGGCAGCAGCTGCTGCGAAGGTTCCAGCCAAAAAGATGGCTGCTGCAGGCAAGAAGGCTCCAGCCCAGAAGGTTCCTCCCCCAAAAGCTGCAGGCCAGAAGGCGGCACCTCCAAAGGCTCAGAAAGGTCAGAAAGCTCCAGCCCAGAAAGTGCCTGCTCCAAAGGCATCTGGCAAGAAAGCATAG